One Citrus sinensis cultivar Valencia sweet orange chromosome 5, DVS_A1.0, whole genome shotgun sequence genomic window, cgatctataaagctcggtccgaacgcatgcgattactcatgaggaataacatacctgctgacatccgttggttaatcgaggctaaagtacgatcggcaggtgagttacctccaaaatttattgcatacatgcctggttgtggtaaaggaaattatgcaagaaaacgacgagctcgaagaatttctgttgcttgtcataagtgtgctagaatgagttgcaataaaaacccatgttctttaggaatggtgtctgataacagggaagataagattcaattcattagggatggcttgaataaggagtcattggatgatatccttttgtctcttgaaacgcatcccagtggatatgtgcaaggagcgattctccagttatggccattattccagaaagagcatgcacaatatagtctcgggaatctgactataaacgaccctgtttgccagtttataagaaaactggataggaagcctatcctcgacccatagagggcgttcaagccgtttctggacgtaaaaccagaggaagatgtgagccacagtcgcaactacctgtaaatatccttttactttattgttattttatttcactattgtcttattgtttgcattattgtctttaataattttattactatttgctttttcctttttactgttttctttttgacttgcgagccacgtgctttacgcgttatttgacactaacatattacctcatacacaaccatgacccactatcaccgagactcttaaatgtgatttcttttttgtcaagcactcacaaattgtttttgagaagtatcacaatgtcagctactcccaatagacaattcaagaacatttgtgtgctttctggatttacatatggcaaacataaagagttcgttgaggcagccatagatcttggtcgaagcatagcagcgagaaatttacatttggtgtatggaggaggtaaccgagggttatcaaaaatggtctccgaagcagcttttatcagaggaagtcaagtgttaggcatcatcccaagagtcttaaaaccattgggcagttcgtctgactcatcaactggagaagagttagtcgtctcaggtatgcaagaaagaataactgaaatgcttaatcatgctgatgcttttattttccttccaggagatcttgcaacactagaggcacttatcacgctagcatcttgggcccatctgcacatccaccaaaaacccatcggtttgttaaatgtcaataacttttatgatggctttatcgcatttcttaaccatgcaataaaaaactatttcattcccgctaatgtgaaaaaactctttatttgtgctcacactgctaatgagctacttgatctgttacaagcgtataaaccggagccagacccctggacctttgtgttggagcgcccaaataatgatggtaacagtagcagcagtaagaagtacaaattagatttaactctccgcctgtaaatattttcttctgtgttgcaccacccaggtgatgtcttctaaactctacttctttcatttcaaacattgaggacaatgtttcgttctggttggggggagggaataatcgacaattatgaaattttggttaagtttttactaattttttgttgtagaaactaactgttgctaactttttgtgttgaagatgactgaatatggagtgtagtgactctagaaacgcatcttcatcgtttaaaaaaaaaattaaaaaaaaaacttaaaaaaaaaaattaagacattttcttttttctttattatgtgtttatgtttatttttcttctttttaatttatcctctataaaaatgcattttccaacttttgagtcgaagatggctgaacatggagtgtagttcctctagaaacgcatcttctttaaaaaaaataaaaaaatcattttcttttctatcatttttgtaacttttctaaattaatttttctacatcattttcacatttctgcatgcatatttttctttttttttatgtttagaataggttggggggtagaatgttgtttaaaaaaaaaaaaaatttgatttgttttaacattgggtgacatgattaatttaaattttagtatttgtattatctttggtcttaagtgatgttacattatgtttgctactctacatgttgatgttggagacatatatgagttgcttgaaggaatgaacatgtcataataagtaccaagtgagtttttgagcctatcatttttcttggagagtaacccttttgcccattctttatacagcttagcaatttattattttatacacgatctctaaattacttttgagttaacccttaaaaaaaaattgtaaaataaaaaaaagagaaaaaagaaaaagaaaaaagagtgtgttgctacatttggaggcccatctaactagtagatatggaagattatttagagccctaaaagacgatggagaggccatctttgatccgtttgagcctttcaagccatcccttttatttaatatccatagttaacccttttgagccttttaaaaaaaaaaaaaaaaccttttctttgtcaacttatcatcttgacccactccgatttggagtattacccgatatcttataagttccatcacctatttatgtttgagaaaatgtaaataattattttgttcagtgaagttatgcctaataaaagcaaaaaaaaaaaacaaaaaaaaacaaaaacaaaagttgttgtttcaaaagaataaaaataggtgaaatccaccttgcaacttccaaaaaaaaaaaaaaaaaaaaattttctctgcatttttctcaaacatacactttgttttccttatttcccttctttgttaaccatgtccctagcctacgttacgtcctaataaaagtccttcttgattttagggaactatagtccgaagtagaagctagttatatgggctaaaaagatgtagtgatgcataattaaaaaaaaaagataaataaagtgggttgactaacattttatttgacttgagatcgtattatttctaagctgagggcatatttatttcatcttggtgagagcatgtgatatcacttctttattattttctctctcaattaccattcattggagtgactatttttattgggattaatttatttgtgagagtgtcactacttccagtgagattttggggtttgacatgtcattcttgagagtagctaaaacaaagtctactgggctaattcatgtggatggttgatgtgggtgtgatgttgctttagactggagataatgcttatacttttatttgattgctatcattaatctgatggaataaatacgagtgtttctattaaaaaaaaaaatattttgaatttgaattttgttttcgctttatttgctagggactagcaataagctggttggggggtgtgttgagtgttagaaaatgcatatttataaaggagaaaaccgtcattttacattttaagtcttactaacaacccttacttttatatatttaaccttcttgtgatttaattacatgtgttttattttaattaagtattttatgtattttaggggcattatagtcatttcacaataaaggagagatcagacggcaaaacggacatcacttttgaactcaggacggtcgaaaaccttaggaggagcataaaaggaaaaatggcactattcacatgtacagtactattcacgtgtatggtactgtatacgttactgttcacgacactgttcacataaacggatgatgacgtggcattgaccgatgatgtggcattgactgatgaggtgtcacgatcctgttggactaaaattcttatgtactgttgatggtgacgtggcagcatatcagtggacgaaaaatctcgcgtacggtgcatgcatcacacaggattattttcaaccaaaccgcgttactgttcatccgggtcaaaccgcgttactgttcaaagtcgggtcaaaccgtgttactgttcatccgcgtggtcaaaccgtggactgttgactgatgacgtggcgcaatcctgagcgtccaaactgtttttaatccgatggccatgatttactccatgtatctataaaaagggggcatcccccccctaatttgatatctctgaatccatttttgggatccattttctgtaattccctctccatcttgtattttcttcgtattttaataaatttccattttgcccctagttcaattatgagtagctaatttccgttcgagcttgggttgaaggtgaagtctcaacatgtgtcatgggcttaatttggtaaatttattttctcttcccctctagtttttgtggatgttttgacttctcgtcgacaaataataatattcttgtctagtaccgccttggtttcaccggccccctagtacaaggttattattatttggcacgataagcccttagcaccatattgattagagcgtggttcatgaggtgtggattcccccctcatgatttaattggcattaatacggattatttagcccatgatgcatgttgatacggatccagatacccaagtacgtcatttcaatagatcttcgcttcaatttattctcgtcatttcaattccaatttcagaatttattatcgccattttaatttaagttttagcatattccaaatcatttccaccaaaaaatccaaccactcatttacaaaattaattctatatacaattaaaatccacctcctcgtgggatcgacactcgtcaccattagtctatactacaatagattcgtgcgcttgcgagtacattaaaatttgcacaacacataacgcagcagtcggAGTCCCATGCCGTCCCCCAAAAAAGCGGAAACAAGATCTCACAAAACCACGAcaccacgctttccccagaaccgtggcgtaacacgcaagatcccatgtttgcccataacgcggCAGTCAGAGCCCCATACCGTCTCGAAGAAAGCggaaaactgggattcagaggaagcctataaaaaggtagccaacgaaggtaaatgggttagcatttttgagattagaaaagaaattctaaaagagagaaaacaacctaacagccataagatttgtggcaagtgttccccgaaccttcatatctgacttgagcgtcggagggtttgcgctgggaaaacaaccggcgtactctgacctgtctgtgtgcgcaggaacctctggagaagaagccttgCGAGGAGACCCCCTGGTCGTgatgaagttgatcgagcagagatcctggtcgtagaacgaggagaaccggaatctcgcatcaacaccTATAGTGTTCCAAACTACAAAAGAAGAAGCGGCTAGCTCAGGACTCTGAGGAGGGTCCACCGCTGCTTGAAAACCCATCGTAGAAATCACTGATGCTACAACCATTGCTGCATTAAGCTTTTTTTCCAACCAATCGTCTAAATTCCAAGGAGTTccttttaaatcttttttacCTTCAtgcttttgattattttcatgGGATGTTACGCTGTTGGTCTGTGTGACGGCAAGTTCATTTACTGGCAGCTGCAGATCCTTTGCACTAATTGCTCCAGCACGTCGAAGTAATTCCCCAGTATCCCAATCTTTTATGTCCCTTTTGCTTTGTGCTAGGATATCCCATGCCGTGAAGCCATTAGCAGTAACAGCATTCACTTCGATTGCAGTACTGGTTGTCAAAAACTTGATGGCCTGCATGGATGTTAATATTAACCAATTCCTAGAGAAACATTTTTGTGTGTATCGAGAACCCTACTTTTATATGTGATATGAGTGATCGATACCTCAATTTGTTTATCAGCAACTGCAAGGAGCAAGATGGTCATGCCATAATCATCCTTGGCATTCAAAAGTTCAAAGTCTCCCATATTTTCCAATAAAACTTCAGTGCTTCCAACTGATTGTGTTTCACACACAAATGTAAGATGGTCTCACCCCAGATCAGACGGGTAGAAGCAGCATCCGGTTTTGCTCTGACCAGCTCTTCCAAGACATCAATATGGCCTCTCATGGCTGCCAGATGAAGAGGGTTTCTTCCATCAACATCTGTATCAGAACACTTGTCTGGGATGACTTGTAACAGTGCCTTTACTATGCCGACATAACCTTTCTGTGATGCTATGTGAAGAGCTGATGATTTCCGCGAGTCTAACTCTTCAGCAATCCGAGGCTTTTGGGGTAAAATCTCCTTCGCAAAGTCCTCGTGCCCAAGCAATGCTGCTACATGCAGCGGAGTCTCAGAGAGACAATTCACTGTGGGTCTCTCAAGAATTAATGGGTCTTGTTGACGCAATTCCAACAAGGTATTCACACTCCCTGCCATCGCTGCTTCATAAAGCTTCCTTTCCATGTTCTCCATCTTGTGTGATCTGTGCAAATAGATATTAAAAGACCTGCCTGCTGGTATTTATACTTGCAAGAGCTGAGTGCAACCCTTTGATTAATGCAGGTGAAAGAGCTGTAAATAGCTAAGAGAAGTTTGGTTGCACTTTCCATTCTTCCCGGTGGTGTTTAAAGAggatttgttttcaattttttttgcccCCCAGCAAAAATCTTTAGACCTTTCTATGTTCACGTATTTCAAAGGAGTCCCATGCGGAGAAAAACAGTGAAGAAAAAGTGGATGCAAGGGAAATTATGACATCAAAAGTTGTGGTTGATGACATCAAAACGCGCACAACGCGTTCTCGAATTTATAACGGTTAAATTCGAATACTGCATCTGCAATTATGCAACGGTTCGTTTACAAAGTGGATGTGAATTATTTGAGGAAGACACGTGTCCTTTTCTCACGGTTTCAGTGCAATTCAACTCAGTTGAGAAAATAACCAtcatccttatttttatttcagtgATGCCATCCAAAGTCCAACATGTTGATTATTACAATCGTATTCgtatttcaaattcaaaatacatcCACAAACTCTGGCTGCTGCCTCTTCTATCAATTCTTTTGCATCATCTATCTGTATAAATTTGAGTTAATCCTCCGTTCCTCTATATTTGTACAGCTATCGAACTTGactctttaattataaatctGGAGATTCAAGTTCAGCTCCAGTTTCTCAGAAGTGTTACTCGCTTATTCTCGATAACACATATGCATGAAACATCGTCTAGAAGGAAATCTATAGAGACCAAGTAAGTTAGTACCATTGCTGTGATGGCAAACCACGTGTCCCCATTAGAATCCACATGAAAATCCGACGGTTAAGCGGTAAGCCGCTTATGAGCAGTAGTATAATGCTCAGAGAAGCCAGAAAACCTGTGGtgttacaaaataaaaagcaagCGTAACGTTGTGTGGTTGCATCTAATTCGAAAGAAGAAGCGTCTTGCCAACGACTGTGAGGAGGGTCCACACCAGCTTGGAAAGTCATAGTAGCAATCAGTGATGCTACCACCATTATTGCATTTCGCATTTTTTCCAATCAATCATATCCATACTTGAGATGTTTTTTCAAACCTGTTTTAccttctttcttttgattatttcCATGTGATGTTAAGCTGTTGGTCTGTGTGATGGAAACTTTAGTTGCTGGCTGCTGCATTTCCTTTGCACTAATTGCTCCAGCACGTCGAAGTAATTCCCCGATCTCCCaatctttcattttccttttgctaTTTGCTAGGATATCCCATGCGGTGAAGCCATTTGCATAACAGCATTCACTTTGATTGTAGTACTAGCTGTCAAAAACTTGATGGCCCGCATAGATGTTGTTTACACttaatataagaaattaaGTTTGTTGATATTAATCAATTCCTAAAGAAACATCTTTTTGTGTATTTGCATTGAGACCATACTTTTATATGTGATATGAGTGATTCCATACCTCAATTTGTTTATCAGCAACTGCAAGGTGCAAGATGCTCATGCCGTAATCATCCTTGGCATTCAAAAATTCAGAGTCATCCGTATTTTCCAACAAAACCTTCAGTGCTTCTAGCTGATTGTGTTTCACACACAAATGTAAGATGGTCTCAACCCAGATGAGAGGGGCAGAAGCAGCGAGTGGTCTTGCTCTGACCAACTCTTCCAAGACATCTATCCGGTTTGACTTCTAACGGTGCATTTACCATGCCAACATAACGTTTCTGTGATGCTATGTGAAGAGCTGATGATTTCCGCGAGTCTAACTCTCCAGCAATCCCAGGCTTTTGGCGTAAAATCTCCTTCGCAAAGTCCTTGTGCCTAAGCAATGCTGCTACATGCAGAGGAGTTTCAGAGGGACAATTCATTGCGGCTCTTTCAAGGATTAATCTGTCTTTTTGAAGGAATTCTAACAAGGAAGTTACACTTCCTGCTAACGCTGCTTCATAAAGCTTGCTTTCCATTTTCTCTATCCTGTGTCACGTGTGCAAATTTAGCTTACACATTTTAGAAGACCTGCCTGCTGGTATTTATACTTGCAAGAGTTGAATGCAACCCTTTGATTAATGAGAAAGAGCTGttatttattccttttttttttttaattcgatgTGTGAATTTCTATGAAAGGGTCAAGAAAGTACTGAAGCATATAATCAACATGTTCCTGCttggattaaattttatatgtgaaacttgaaacattcGATAGAAGCAAGTAACCTGTCCTTGTCGAATGGGATAATATATggcaaataaatatttattgtataGATAGATTTGTTAAACTTCGGTAGTCACTAACttgactttattaaaaatgacaGGGTCTCCTAGTTCAAGTTCTCGGAAAATACCGTCGGCATAACAGAAATACTATGTTAATTTATCGTGAATGTGTATGGTCAAACATGATTGAATTTcgaatatttatttgacaagaTTTTGTTGGATGGTTAGTGGGAGGACATACATAACTTAAAATAAGAGGGGCATATGAAAGCAATGAATTAGTGTATGTTAGGAAAGTTATAGAAACTATCATTTTATTCTGATCTAAGGTACTGTGGATGTATCTTTTATTGAGAAAGGATTTGTGTTCACTTTTCTGTCTTCACCTATTTCTAAAAGGGGGACTCGTTGGTTGAATACAAGGTTCTCAACAAACtctttctattaatttttaatggtATTAAACAAAAAACGACTACATTTTCTTATATCGATATTACACTTGTTATGTACTATACACAGTCTGTCTTATGATTGAAGTCAATTAGTATTTTATGAACATATCTACATTAACAAAGtcgaaatataatttttttatccaccAGATGTGATCTTAGTTGAAAGCACAACAATGGAGAGCGTGAATTATAGTCTTTTATCTATTTTGTGCATTAAAATttgatccattttctgtagaTTGATTGAGCTGTTCTTGAGTCTTCATTGAGTTCTGGTGGTTTTTTCTGGCCCACCCCCCAACCCAAAAAAATCTCCAAGAAAGAACCAAAAATCATCCCTcacttttcaataatttggtTCACCTATTTTCATCTTCAAATCTGAACAATCTTCGAAAAGTTTAGTGAACTATATTATTTGAGCTTGGGGGAGAAGCAGTCGTGCAATTTGAGTAATGGTAACCATGAACATGGAAATGCTCACTTtctttaaaaaggaaaaaaaaatatagccCAAGAAACGTAGCAAAAGCGCAGAATAAGAAATGAAGAACCTTTAGTTGGTAATATTGGTACCAATACACCCAAAATTCATTCTTATGtgactattaaaattaaaaaaaaaaaaaaattaacatccTTGCCATCATTCTTGGCGCTCTACCAGAAACAATGTCTGACGAACAAACAGAATTCTAACATTtgcttttattaattacaagaaaagGTGACACCTAATTGGGGGACGTAATAAGCGTTTACACCTAAGAACAAGCCAATAGCAGGCAGAAACCTATCTTCAAATCTTGACATTTGCCTTCATAAGCGGCTTAGTATCCTTAACCTGATAGCGTAGACAACCAAAACAACTTAAATAAAGAGTAATCTTAAGAGTTTCAGAAACTGCGAAAAAGATAATAgagataattaacaaaaacctGATGTCAAGGATTACAGATTGCTTTCTGATGTGATGTGAGTAAAAGTCTTCACGACAGCAGCTGCTTGCTCCAAACATAAACTTATCCCCAGCaatttagacaaaaaaaaatgagactCAAATTTTCCCAATAGCAGCCAGCATTGTAAATAGCATCTGAatgcataaattttttaaaaaggagCCAACTTATTCAAACATATGCGAATTGACATATAGCCACTAGAATATCATGCCTTTTCAAATATGCTGCTTCTTCTAATCCCCTGCATTCTTGGCAACTAATTGGGGGTAGCTCAAGCCTTAAAGCACTTTTAACATCATCTGTTTCAACGTAACAATTAAACATAGCAACTATTCACTGAAAATCGATTCGGGTATCAagttgaaatgaaagaaagatgGGGATTTGGTCATTATGCATTCATGATTTATCACCTTTTGCTCCTCATTGTCttcaataaatatgaatactATTGACATTGCTCTGTTCCTAGACATGcaacaaagaaattaatggaAACAGATGGATCATGGAAGGGAAGCCACCCCTTTTAAGTTCGCCACTCACATTCTTCCTAAGTGGCGTGGGGTGTTGTGTGCTCTGTATATTCCTTTCACCATGCTCCTGCTCTGTTAGCACAAAAGAAATTGGGCGCTCAGTTCAGTAAGTGTACCTTGAAAAGTTAGCACTCGACTCAAAAGCctaattaatgtaaaatgaaatCAGCTAGCCAATTACTTTATAGAAGAAACAAGTAAACAAAGATCACCCAAACATCGCACCTACTCGCTGTACATTCTCATCCTTGCTTTAATTTGCTGCATCAAAAGACACATTTAGCTAAAGAGATTGGTTAAGAAATTGttcaaatcaaattatcaCAGCCACCGCGGcttcattcattttattacACTCATAAAAGAACATATTAAAGTTCAAATTACCTGAGGCAAGTCATATTCTCTTGAGTAGACGTTGGCTCTCTGAGAAATCAAGTCTTCTTGTTTCCCATTTCTGAAACGTACTCCCGGAATAGCACATCCCAATATGTACAGTTCCTTCAATGTCGTCATTTGATGAAAGTGGTCGGGCAATGCCTTTAATTTGGGGCAGCTTATAATTGCCAAGTATGAAAGACATGGCATGATGGAGGTGCTTCCCATTCCTGTGATTCCATAATCCCACTCTTCAAATTCCTCCATCCAGTAAAACGTCAGTGATTTCAATTTGGGGAAGGCAATAACTGATGAAGACGAAGACGTGTCATTATCACTTTCGATTCCCAAAAATTCATTTGCCACTCTTTTCACACTCTTCAATCCCCATATCATGAGCTTTTCAAGGGATGACAACTTTCCCAAAGGAGGAATCTGCTTACACTTTTCACACTTCTCAAGTGTTAAACTCCTTAGATTGGTTAATGGCATCATCCAGCCGGGGAAAACAGTGTTGCCTCTGTATAACCCTATCAATAATTCCTTCAAATTCAGAGGTGGTTGCAAGGCTTCAAGAAGTTGCTGATCGTCCTCCTCCTTCCTCCTTCCtccatcttc contains:
- the LOC127902180 gene encoding uncharacterized protein LOC127902180, with the protein product MESKLYEAALAGSVTSLLEFLQKDRLILERAAMNCPSETPLHVAALLRHKDFAKEILRQKPGIAGELDSRKSSALHIASQKRYVGMVNAPLEVKPDRCLGRLEALKVLLENTDDSEFLNAKDDYGMSILHLAVADKQIEYYNQSECCYANGFTAWDILANSKRKMKDWEIGELLRRAGAISAKEMQQPATKVSITQTNSLTSHGNNQKKEGKTGLKKHLKYGYD